Proteins co-encoded in one Pan paniscus chromosome 23, NHGRI_mPanPan1-v2.0_pri, whole genome shotgun sequence genomic window:
- the LOC100978249 gene encoding beta-crystallin B3 isoform X4, with protein sequence MAEQHGTPEQAAAGKSHGGLGGSYKVIVYELENFQGKRCELSAECPSLTDSLLEKVGSIQVESGPWLAFESRAFRGEQFVLEKGDYPRWDAWSNSRNSDSLLSLRPLNIDSPDHKLHLFENPAFSGRKMEIVDDDVPSLWAHGFQDRVASVRAINGTWVGYEFPGYRGRQYVFERGEYRHWNEWDASQPQLQSVRRIRDQKWHKRGRFPSS encoded by the exons ATGGCAGAACAGCACGGAACACCCGAACAGGCTGCAGCTGGCAAGAGCCATGGAGGCCTTGGGGGCAGCTACAAG GTGATCGTGTACGAACTAGAGAACTTCCAAGGCAAACGCTGCGAGCTCTCGGCCGAGTGCCCCAGCCTGACCGACAGCCTGCTGGAGAAGGTGGGCTCCATCCAAGTGGAGTCCGGGCC GTGGCTGGCATTTGAGTCCAGGGCCTTCCGCGGGGAGCAGTTTGTTCTGGAGAAGGGGGATTATCCTCGCTGGGATGCCTGGTCCAACAGCCGTAATAGTGACAGCCTTCTGTCCCTCCGGCCTCTGAATATT GATAGTCCAGATCACAAGCTGCATCTGTTTGAGAACCCAGCTTTCAGTGGCCGCAAGATGGAGATAGTGGATGATGACGTGCCCAGCCTGTGGGCTCATGGCTTCCAGGACCGTGTGGCGAGTGTCCGTGCCATCAACGGGAC GTGGGTTGGCTATGAGTTCCCCGGCTACCGTGGGCGCCAGTACGTGTTTGAGCGGGGCGAGTACCGCCACTGGAATGAGTGGGACGCCAGCCAGCCCCAGCTGCAGTCTGTGCGCCGCATCCGCGACCAGAAGTGGCACAAGCGGGGCCGCTTCCCCAGCAGCTGA